CAGCGGCGGCCGGACGACGACGGAGGCTCGCCTGGAAGGAGAGCGGCGCCTCTGCCCTTTTCTCTCTCGATAGGTTTTGAGCCCTTTAGTTTGCGAGTCAAATGGCTTAACAATTGTGTGTGTGAGAGGTTTTGAGTAGGGCTAGCATTTTGAGCCGAACTAACCGAGCCAACCGAGTTCCGAGCCGAGCCAACAACATTCGGTAGCCGACAAGTCAGTAGAAGACATCTCGGCTCGGTTGAGCCGTACCAAGTGTGATAACTCGGCTCGGCTACGGTACACGATTTTGTATACCATCAGTATACTGTACCGACCGACATATACGTATACTAGCCAATACACATATATTATACGCCTTCAAATGCAAAATACATAGCATTTTGCATGGACTGGGACTCGAACCAATCACCTCACAGATGGAGATAATCACCTCCAACCACTAGAGCAGATGCTCTTTTTATTAATATATGTGCAAAAGTTAAATTTATTCTCTTATAGAAATAAAAAATAACCTTTCTTTTCTTCTCTCCTCTGACCTCTCTCCTTGCCGTTCTTATTCTCTCAATCTCTCCTTGTCGTTCTTTCTTTCTTCTTCTCTCTGCTCCATTTCAAAATTCAATCATCAATAATTCTTTCTCTTCTTTCTCTTTCAAAGAAATTAACCTAGACCACCATCCACCCTTTTCTCCAATTCTCGTCTATCAAAGCGCACACTTTCTCCTCTTCTCAACTTCTCCTTCGCCGAAACCATCACTGAAACTGCCAAGATCCTCTTCGATTCCTGCATGTAATTGGAACCAAGATGGATTTTGTGGATAACAAGCTCGGGTTAGCCTTCTTTCTCAATTCGTTTGGGGTTAATTGAAAAGTAATTCAAGTTCTTCTTCTTCTTTGTTTTTTTTTTTTTTTCTAGAATACAGAAATTCTGGTTTGTTCAGTAATACCAACCGATACCGACCGACTTTCTCGGTTACCGAACTGTCGGTATCTCGACTTTCACGGTCGGTAACGGTATCGAAAAACGCCTGCCGATTGTAATTGGTACGGTATTCGGTATTGGTATTTTAGGTCGGTAACCGTCCCGAGGCCAGCCCTAGTTGAGTCCTTTACCTTTTTTTTTTTTTTTTTGTTCGAAGTGTCAAGAGTCACATGGCTATGGAACCATACGGAACCCATATGGAACCATTTTGAGTCCTGTACCGATTGTTGTATTGTTATAAATAATCTAAAATACTGATCTAATAATGCCAAACATCACGATTCATTTTTCTTTCAGAATGGGAGACTCGCATCCAAACAATTTCATATGTGAAGATATTTTGATTAACATTTTAGCAAGACTGCCCGCCAAATCCCTCGTTCGGTTTATGTGTGTAAGCAAGTCATGGAGTCATATGATTCGCAGCTCAAGCTTTGTTACCACACATCTCAACATACGTCACAGATCACGATCATCACTATCTAATTGCTACCCACTTTTATAGAGGTAAAAACATGGACAGCTATCTCATATCGCTCTTTTCTAATCAAACATTTGAGCTGTGCTTGGAGTTACAACATCCCTTGTGGACCGGAAAATGCTTCGAAGTTTATGGCTCAAGTAATGGTTTACTTTGTATTTCTGATGAAGATCACCATTTGAGTTCAACGAGTTCTACATGCATATGGAACCCATCTATCTGAAAATCTATATCTCTTCCCAAGACCAACATGACAGATCATATTGTTTTCAAGTACGTCTGTCTCTCATTCTGTTTTCAACCAAATCAGAATGATTACAAGGTGGTAAAGATGTTGGATCACAATAGGCCTTCCATGGAAGTTGAGGTTTATAGTCTAAGCACCAACTCCTGGAAAGTGATTGAACAAGCTCCTCGGTTAAATTCCCTGTGGTGGCTCATGGGGAATGAAGTTTGCAATGGAATTGTATACTGGCTGGTTTAGGATGATGGTCACAGGATCGTGTCTTTCGACACCGGAAGTGAAAGTTTTGATGAATCGCTAGTTCCAGATTCCATATTGACTATTAATGGTTTTGTCAAGATTAAAGTGTACAAGGAAACCATAAGCCTGCTTCAAGGTACTACGAATATTGATTTCTGGGTTCTACAACAAGGCTCTTTTCAAAGGCTGCGCACTATTTTTCTGCCAAATTATGCCCCTCTAGGCTTATTTACAGATAATGGACTCTTGGTACAAGAAAAATCAACATACAGTGAGCTAGATTTGTTTGATCTTGAATCCAACCAAATTAAGAGTACCGGAATCCTTATATGCGATCCTAAGCTCTATACTTACAAAGGAAGTCTAGTTCTGCTCGATCATTAGTATCAAAGGTATAAACTTCTTTGCTGGATTCTGGTCCGTATGCTGGACAAGTCGGAGGAGGCTTGAGTTTCAGTATAAGCATGTTGCCGTAACTCTGGTATGATGGTGCTATTGAAATTTGTTAGGTCTTGTTTGGAATGATGGAGAAGATGTATGGAGTTGCAAACTAGTAGTCTTGTTATCTAAGATCTAACAAAATGTCTAGATTTGGAATTACTCCTATCTTTTTTCTTTTCTTGGTATTTGCTTGACTATTATTATTCCTTCAATCTTCTGTTATCATATATTATTATGTTGTCATAGCTACTGATCTTGGTTTTGTCACTTCAAATCACCAACTGCTCTCTACCAAGGCCTGTGAAGGGAATTTGACTGTAACAGTTCATATATGTATGTAACGCATGCTTTAAACCAAATAGATTGCCCACAGTTTAGGGGTATCATCAGAATGAAGGACCACGTCAGACTGCCACGTGGTTATTCGGGAACATTGAAAAATTTCTCGTTAGGAGTTTCTCTATTATGGTGTTTGTCATAGGCTCATGCCGTAATGTTCGTAGATGTTTACTTAAAAGTTAAAACCAGCCAAATATAGCGAAGGCACGCCATGGTCAACAGTTCAAGCAATATTGCCTGCTTTATTGGCCTTTCCTGCCATACACAAACTTGAATGCTGCAATAGAAATGCAGGGTGCAGTCCTATCTTAATTATGCTATAAGATACTTAACTAAAACATAGAAGTAGATTAAATTATGAACAATCTATATTCGGTCGTACAAGAAAAAAGGGCAAAAAAAACACTGTTTTATTTGGCTTCTTGTTTTTCATAGAAGAGGGGCCATGGCCAAAAACGCAGAGCAGTTCAAATGAAACGGTACGAGAAGAATGAAGTGCTTAACCCACCAGATCACTCTTCTCTTTCCCCCAAACCTCACTCCCCAAATTGCCAAAGAAAAAAAAAAAAAAAAACCCCAAAACCCCAACCCGTTTTCTTCACATGATCCTGAAGCTGATTATCAGAATGTTGCTTGTATGGAATATGGGATGTAAATTTAGTCGTGAGGAATCTCTTTGATTTAGATAACAGATAAATTAATATGTCACAGTGAAAAACTGAAAATAAATTTAGCTCCTTTAAATGGTAAAATCACTCACTGATGTATTGATTTATTGAAGTTTCTCTTAATGCTATAACAAGTAATAACGATAAAAAACAAGAACACTAGCAGGCATGAATGACCAAAAATCGAAAAGATTAAAACCGCTTAGAACCATTTCAGGTAATCCCGACACATCCCAAATTCTCTAAGTCCTTGCAACCAAGGTAAGCAAGAAATCCTTGTAGTTCCCATGAGCTGTCTCTTCAATTTTGCTGGATAGAGAAACTCCATACTGGTTCTGGTATTCCTCTTTAATCTGTTTCATATCTGTGTCAGCTCGGGTCACAATTACTCTAGTCAGTCCCTTTTTGGTGTTCTTGTCCACATCATTCCTCAATGCCACTTCCAACACCTGAGGAAAAGAATTGAAGAATGTCATCCATAATGGCCAGATATCGGGAATTTTATGCATGGAAAGTTTAACATATATCTGAACTATAAAATCAGAGATGATTCCAGTGACAACATGTGACATTTGTTGACATAACATGCCAAGAGAGAAATTGTTTATATGCTATGCTATGTAATTCGATTGCAGTTTTGCCTTACCTTGCTGAAATATGTGTGAGGAGTACATAGGCATTGCACCGTCTCTTTTAACCTCAAATCAGCACCAAGATCCTAAACAAAGCACCCATTAGAATCAACTAATATATGCCTACAAGCTCAACATTATTACTTTAAAATTTAAGCAACTATTAAAGATTAGAAGACCAGCTTGAAATGTTTTGCCACTTGAGTTGATTGTGAATTCTCATACATACCTCATTCATGTTGTTGCCAGAAATCTCCTTGTAGTGTTTATATACTACTTGGAGATGAGCCTTGCTCCTTGTTGATAGTATCCTAATAACCTCATCATCTTCAATGGGATTTGTGTTATCTGTGTTCTTAATCACATGATAAAGTGTTTGTGCCTCAGATTTTGCAGTCGCATCGTTAACCTTTGCTCCTTCATACCTATAGGCACTCACAAGTGCAACCAAGAGCTGTAAAAGGAAATGCCACAAAGAAAAGAAAAACACCAGTTAAAATCCTTTACATTTACATGTCATGTATCATATAAATCGCAAGTTCAGAAAGGGAAGCGACATAAGGCTTTCATTTTGCACACTCCCATGGATATCTGCTTGGATATTCAAATGACACAATTCCAATTGGTCGAAAATTGGTTTTTCTACATGAAAACTGCTATTCTCATACTGACTTTGTCATTCTTCACTTCAAATTCAGTATGTTACTATTTTCAATGCCATAATAATGAAAGGGGAGTAGGAATAGCATTGCCTTGTCTGTAATTTGCAAGAACAGTTACTGAAACTACAGAGGTAAAGGATAACATGTTCAGTCTATTAGTATTACATTATCAAGTCCCTACATATTTGGTAGAAACAAAAGTGTCACTAATGAGTTTTTGGAAATCTCATCTCTTTGAAATAAAGTTGATTCCTAGATATTTCATAATCTCGAGTTTAACCATTGCGTATCACAACTGTGTAATAGGCTCTAATCGATCAATCATATAGGAAGATAGTGATTACCTTGCTTTCAGGGCCATCAATGTGGTAGGCAACATCTTCTTCAATGGAGTGGTCAAAGAGGGAATGGTAGGCCTTCCTAGCTCCTAATAGCTCTTCTGAGGATCTAGTGCATGCAATCTCTACAATGACACCATGGACCTCAGTTCCTTTCTTCAAGGCCTCCTTCACCAAGCGAGCATCTCTTTCCCATGGATGCATAGCCCACAACACCACAGCATTCTGACAAATATCATATAAAGAAACTCATCAGCACCCTGTTTATCAAACTCCACATAGTAATATGAAGACGGCGGATAGTCATTTCATTCAAAAATGTCGCATCTCAGATTGTGAGGATGTAAATGCAAGGACATATCCAGACTTGTCTCATTTAACATCTATTGGAGCAAGAGCATTCGAAAATCGAAGTAAAAATGTGTCATGAGAACTAGGATACAAGTGCGTGGAAATGAAACATGGGATGAGAAATGCACCTTAAAGCGCATGAATTCATGCTTGAGAAGCCTGACACGTTCATCATTCCATCTCTCAAAGAGGCGTTCATCCTCTTTGAACAGATGGGGAGTTCCTTTCCTGAAACATTTCCTCTCCTCTGGATGGGAGTTTCCCAGTATCGATATCAATGACTTCTCATCAACTCCAAGCCCTGCATATCAATTCATCACTCATCAACATCAACTAACTCAACCAAGTTATGACCAAAACCCAAACCAGTAGATAAAGAAATGTCCTTGTTAACTATCCCCAGTAAAACATTTCTCTTTTATATACAGAATTGGTACCAAAGCCTTTGCCTATTGAGCTGAAAATATAAGTAAAAACTGGAGAAATGCGTATATATTTACAAAATATTACACCAAAATCACAAACAAGAAAAGGAATTGATCAAAATGGGCAGTAGCTAATATTTAAAGGAATGTAAATTGAAATGGAAGATGAAGAACATAAATGAAAAAGAATGAAGAGTTTGAAATGGGGGACCTGAGAAAGCGTTGTTGAGAGTGTTCAACTCATCAGTGAAAGCCATTGTTTTTGGATTTTGCTAAGCCAACGTGTTGTGGGATCTTCTCCCCCATTGCTGATTATATAGTACCAGTCCATAGTTGAAGGGGGTAATTTAGTAACTTACGCGGAGAACGGCAAAAGATTTCATTACAGTATTTATTGATTTTGACCTGTATTAATTAATTTGTTCAATTTCACCGTTTCTTGCAGACCAATCAACATATTCTGGTGGAATTTACTATGTTCCTACAATTTTCTGCAATTTCCAATTTGCGCCCAATTACGAAACCGTAGTACTGTAGCGTTGAGTAATAAAGAAATCTTTAAAATTTATTATTTTGTTTTATAGAATTCGATCTCTCTTCAAAAGAGAAAAAACTTCATAAAATTAAAACAGTTAACATGAGAATTGAGACAAGCTGATGCATGCATTCGAGGGAAAGATATGAATCCAAGGTCATAAATCTGCTGAGTATGTGGAATTCATATGTGGGGATAATCTCTTTCCATATATACAAACTACGTGTGAAACATGTGTCTCTATTTATCAAACTAAAATGAATGATTCTTAGTTCATTATGATTCATATTCGTTTTCCTTGTGGGTGAAGACATATAATACATTGATTGATATAGTGAGTGATGTGTTGGAACAGGTTTGCCTTATCTCCTTTGTCCCCAGCCTCCTTAATATCGATCGATTTGGTAGCTATCTAAGCTAGGCTGGATTCGATTATTTTGTTACTTCTTATATATCATATCATTATATGCTGGGGCATCCACGTACTCACCAACAACTTTGATATTGATCAACAGGGAAAACACTATATAA
Above is a window of Fragaria vesca subsp. vesca linkage group LG7, FraVesHawaii_1.0, whole genome shotgun sequence DNA encoding:
- the LOC101313841 gene encoding annexin D4-like, producing MAFTDELNTLNNAFSGLGVDEKSLISILGNSHPEERKCFRKGTPHLFKEDERLFERWNDERVRLLKHEFMRFKNAVVLWAMHPWERDARLVKEALKKGTEVHGVIVEIACTRSSEELLGARKAYHSLFDHSIEEDVAYHIDGPESKLLVALVSAYRYEGAKVNDATAKSEAQTLYHVIKNTDNTNPIEDDEVIRILSTRSKAHLQVVYKHYKEISGNNMNEDLGADLRLKETVQCLCTPHTYFSKVLEVALRNDVDKNTKKGLTRVIVTRADTDMKQIKEEYQNQYGVSLSSKIEETAHGNYKDFLLTLVART